One bacterium genomic region harbors:
- a CDS encoding homoserine kinase, protein MSNLGCGFDTLGLAISLYFKTSVHSARDFQFEMTCNGRPLELPREENLYLKVLRSCYPVSPDDWHFHVNIETEISPKRGLGSSACCVISALLTAARLLNLKQ, encoded by the coding sequence GTGAGCAATCTTGGATGCGGTTTTGATACTCTGGGTCTGGCGATTTCACTTTATTTCAAGACCTCTGTGCATTCTGCGCGCGATTTTCAATTTGAAATGACATGCAATGGGCGTCCTTTGGAATTGCCGCGTGAAGAGAATCTTTATCTGAAGGTTCTACGAAGCTGTTATCCGGTCTCTCCTGATGACTGGCACTTCCATGTGAACATTGAGACTGAAATCTCGCCAAAACGCGGATTGGGCAGTTCTGCGTGCTGCGTGATCAGCGCGCTACTGACCGCCGCCCGCCTGCTAAATTTAAAACAGGA